TAGAagaatgtgatttttctttaaaatatgacTTGCGGGGTAAATGTTTTGGGAAGACtcagtttttattatattcatcACATTCCTGAAAAATCTAATCAGTTACATGCTTGATCCTCTTCATTTTACAAAGTTGTCTCCACCATTTAACTTTAATAGGCGAAAATAGCAGCCACCGCACAAGGTTGGACTGAACAGGCAACTTTGTCCAGACCCTCAGGGGCCCCAAAGGAACTGAGCTGACTGCTGTGGCTATTTGATTAATTGTTCATTTcagtgtaaacatttatttttgaccttggaaacagtaGCTTGGGAAAAAATATTGACTCATAGTGCACTTAATACTTTTATCAGGAGCTCACGGTCTTCCTCAGCAGACACTTTGCCTCACTTGTCAGAAGAAAACTCACTGCTTGTCATTATGTAACCttgagttcattttttttttttatgtgaaattgcacatttgttttggaatatgaaaagaatattttttttttttaaacaaaaaagtttaaatctAGTTTCAGTAGCTGCATTTCTCAGTTTATTCAGTTGATATTGAGACTAAATgggaaataaatgtgtgtttaatcacACTCCGACTAACTTTTAGcagtcttgtttgtttcatcaaaACATATGGTGCGTTGGGGGTCAGTAGGGGCCcttaattttgactttttacccatataaaaataaaagagggtGCAGTTTGTATTTCACTgtatttacaaagaaaacatctaACTCTATATTTTCCACATCTGTGGCAGGGTACGACatctttgataaaaaaaaatcaaagcatgggatagcagcaaacaaacaaaatctgtttAAGCACCATATTGTGACTAAAAAATGTAAGAGCTGTCGGTTGAGTACCTTCAGTATGACTAATACTCTCATCACTCCAAGCAAATGATATGTTGTCAGTGATCAGTCATTCCACGTTGTCCTCAGAAACATGATATCGCATGCGACTTGCTTTTCTATAAGGCTTAATGAGCTCATCTAATCACAGATGTACATGTATAGGAGCTTTTAGggagcacctgaaggcagcatcaCTCTTTTCCGTGGGAACAGATATTTTTCATCACAGGGCTTGTGAGGGTATATCCATGTGCACTGGAGTTACAGGCTTTGAGTTCTCCTCcgctctcctcctttctctctatctatgtAGGGCAGCCCGTGGATCAGCTGACATCCCCATCCTCCCACATGCCCACACAATCTTGTTAAAGCATGCAGTTAATCTGAAGAGGAAAAGGACTCTCTTCACAAGCAAGCGGCTCTTTCATCACCCTATTGTATTGCCCACATCACGTTGTCACATGAATATTGGATTTGCCCAAAAATCAGGTGCTTAGAAGGAGCAGCGCCCTCGTATTGGCTCTGCGCGGTGTCGTTTGCCTGGGAGTGACTTTGTAAATTGGGCATTATCTAGTACTCTAGGAGCATAGACAGCATTATGTTGGTGGAGGAATGAACATCTCAATGGGGACTCTCCATtaattttgttctttcttttaaaagttgTCTCCAGCATCAATAATTTAGACCAAAGTAAGTGGAAGTAAGATAATGCTCTCAAGCAAATCCTCTGGAGGTCGCCTTCAGTCGTTAATTTAGGAATTCTTGCTCATATTCTATGCGTTTTTATAATCAACCACGcacaacagagagagataaCACATAAATGCTCCCTCTCTCTAGTCTCTGGCTCAATTtacttctgtctttctgtcattGAGAGCTTactgaaaacaaagagtgaCCCTTTCTTTCATAGCCTTCTCTGCTATCTTCATCTTACAGCCCAGGCCAAGTGCAGCAATTTGATGGACACAGATACAGTGCGAGAAAGGCCTCAGATTGAATTGCCACTCGCAGCCATTGCTTCTCTTCATTCCCAGTCTGCCCAACACAGTGTAAGAGACTCAGAGCAAGAGGGTCATCCATAAATGCAAGAGGGCCACATCTTAGACCTCGTTTGACAGGAGAGGTATTGTCTGAACCGAAGGGTTGCAGGGGAGGGGATtgtgctgcagctgtctgtctcGACCGTGAAGTGACTAGAAACCTTGAAACCCCCGAGCTTTAGCTCAAACATTTCTCTGTCCTTGTAGGCTCTCAACgagtcttttgctttttatgggCTGTGGAGGAATATCTCAAAAGCACCTTCCATCTCTcaaaagagagaaagcgagagcAAATCAAGTCGAACTTGAACAACTCCCACATAATCACGAGTGTGCTTTTTCAGACATAATAAAAATGCACCAAGCTCTCAAACAAGCTTCCCTGGGCTGATTGTGCTCAAGAGGAAAATGAACTTTGAAAAATGAAGCAAAcctcttcactctcctcctACTTGTTATACTTTATGAGGTGTCTCTAGATTGACTACATCAGACTACCCATTAGATAGCCATAGCCTGAAGGTGACTACATATGTTAAATTCATTTATCACATACCTTGCTTCCTCTTCACTGTCTCGTCACATCTTACAAAGAGACTCAAAGAGGAGAGGTTCATATCACAAACCAACAAATTCTGAAGTTCAACACATGCAACTGTGCTTCTGTGTTGCtgtatcagttttttttctatataacTGGCATGCATGTTCCAGTCAAGTGaacactgtatatttgtgtgatGCTTTGGTTGACTTGGCAACACTGCCATCTCATGGTGATCAgagtaaaaaatttaaaaaaaatgtttttctttattagaaaTGGTTTATTAATTAAGCAAGACATGTTATCACCATCGTTCTCTGCCATATTTATTCAATCCATATGATATTGTTCCTGTcagccatcatcatcaccatcattttattaaaaatgcatatGCACAGCATAATGAAATCATATCATCACATGCTGATTAAAGCTAATGTATTGTACCGAAAACCACAAAGCTTTGTTGACTTGTTTTCAGACGTCTTGTTAATCCCATCATATATTAAAGAGATTGACAGTTCATGTTAAACTTGTTGAGCTGCCTTTCCTCAGTGGAGAAACCTGCTTTGACTGAAACACCTTTTTTATCAAAGGGAGTTGCATAAATCCATCTCTGATCTTTTCATTTGGGACATAGTCTTTTCTGTTGTGGTCTATTTCCAGTCACTGAACCTCCAGAGAGCCGAGACTGTCTCTGAACGGGACTGAGATGCAGGAGATGGCAGATGGATTCAACTTTTCTCTTGGTGTGTGAAAGCCATTTCCCCCCTGAGGGCAAAACTGATGCCTCACGGCATTTTAACCTTTTCTATACCTGGACATCTCTCTGATCTTCCTCCCTCTTATTActcctttctgtgtctgtatgaaGGTTTTGCTCTCCACCACATTCCTCTCTACCCGcttcctcttccacctcctccccatCCGTCTTGGTTCGACACCGGACCACCAAAGCAGCACACCTTCCTGATTCCCCTACCGACTGCTCGCACTGCACAACAAATATTCGATAAAGCTCCAAGAGAACAATAAGTATGTTCTTACAGGTGAAAAAGATCATCAGCTGGTTGAGTACCTGCTCTTGGACCATGAGGTAGAGACGGTAAAGCAGGAATGGGCCATCTTGAAGTCCCACTGTGAGCAACAAGCTCCACACTTCACTGGAGCAGCAAGAGGTGAATGCTGATGGAGTACCTGGACAGCAGGAGCAACCACATACGCTCCTCTGTGCAAGTTCACCCTTTGGGGGTTGTGTCTGGGTGAGCACCAGAGGAAACTGCATGAGTGCCCAAGAGAAGAGGGCCAAGCCGATGATAACAACCACTCGGTTGGTTTTGACCTCCGGTTCCTTGAAGGTGTCGAAGATGTCCAGGATATCAGCACCCAGACCAACATAGACCATGAGGAGCTGGGAGAGCTGGTCACGAGACATGTCCCCCTTGGGCATCAGCCAGCGGCCCAGAACCAACACTATGAGCATGGTCTGCTCCAGTCCAGCCACCCAAATCTCTGGGTCCAGCTCCACAATGCCCTGGGTGAAGGAAACAGCACTGTTAACACCTAAATTTCCCATAGTTTgtaatttttattcttttcacaGTGGCTTTTTCTAAATCAATCATTCatattataatatgtatatatatttaagtataCAGTATTACAATATTATATCTTTGTATATGAGAAAGTTAAATGTGTAATCAAAGAAACACTATCCAACATCCATCAATCTATTTTCAATGTAATTCCGACTAGTGAGTCAGATCATCATTGTGTCAGGGTTCATTGAGTTTATCCCGACAGCACCCCTTGACACTTCACAACGTTATGTCTTCAAGTTTCAAAAGCTGCCACCCAGCCTCAAGCACAGCCAAGGGGCAAAAAAGCTCCCAAATCCTACATGAAAGAAACTGCACTAAAATCACCCCAAAAGGGGAGAGATCTGAGAGTTTTTCCAGCACAAGCCTATCTGGTCTTCATCACAATGTGTCTATTACACGTTTCCTGCAACTAATAGTTTATCCACCCCCTCACTAGATTTAAATCTTATCTGATATCAGGTGTTGCTTTAATGCGGCTGCGTGGAGGGTAAAGCACGGAGGGCAGTTTTGTGTTGGGATGCCTACCGCTGTGATCGGGATGTGAGCCAGCAAATGAAGCTCAGGCCCTGAGGAATTGTTGACAGGCAGCTTGGACTGTAGCAGGCTCAGCTCCAGAAACCAAATGGACGGGATGACAGTACTGAGGTAGAGGAAAACCATGGGGGAGAACCTAAAAGAGGACCGCcaaaggagagggagggtgggggtgggggaagGTTATTTTtagtagctgttttttttttttttttccaccacccactaaagaagaaagagtcccctttttttctcccaaaaGAAGCACTGAATTTCAGACAGGCAATTATTCTCATCATATATGCAAATCCCACTTGACAGTGCAAAGCCTTCTCCATGAGGAGAGAACTTCAAAGTAAGActcagtgagaaagaaagaggcccGGAGAAAGCTTGCGTCTGAGGATGTTCACTACGTCATGTGCCAGAGAGCTACAGCTTTTGAATGAGATGCAACTTGGTGTTGAATGAAGAGGGGTACTAAATGCTCATTTCCTTTAGAGTTGATGGTTGATGTCAGTTTActcaaatcaaattttttttaaggaaaaaaaagctggtCAG
The sequence above is drawn from the Larimichthys crocea isolate SSNF chromosome XV, L_crocea_2.0, whole genome shotgun sequence genome and encodes:
- the LOC113747713 gene encoding transmembrane protein 26; translation: MCRLLNVLLALLSRFLFAVHGVVTVWRVVAIKEEPLYWLLLTGVALLGVEMAVTLKCTRNAEWKWFSPMVFLYLSTVIPSIWFLELSLLQSKLPVNNSSGPELHLLAHIPITAGIVELDPEIWVAGLEQTMLIVLVLGRWLMPKGDMSRDQLSQLLMVYVGLGADILDIFDTFKEPEVKTNRVVVIIGLALFSWALMQFPLVLTQTQPPKGELAQRSVCGCSCCPGTPSAFTSCCSSEVWSLLLTVGLQDGPFLLYRLYLMVQEQVLNQLMIFFTCKNILIVLLELYRIFVVQCEQSVGESGRCAALVVRCRTKTDGEEVEEEAGREECGGEQNLHTDTERSNKREEDQRDVQV